A region from the Linepithema humile isolate Giens D197 chromosome 1, Lhum_UNIL_v1.0, whole genome shotgun sequence genome encodes:
- the LOC105679634 gene encoding RNA-binding protein 7 translates to MDDNARTLYCGNLSDKVTEDVLYELFLQGGPVQKISIPKDRDGRQRPFGFVTYKHRNSVDYALRLFDGTRLYDRPINMQPRNHTESHPAEPPPNPVQNLNYMLELGQQMILGNYPPQISDIAFDPNISQDASGCQRQVDANSGNDDRNKRNHPYQRNRDRNLDRDRNRDRDRGDREIERDGKRNRERNHGDYYRDERSYYNRDNNYRSNGYSRYNDHRKRWTYH, encoded by the exons ATGGACGACAATGCGCGCACGCTTTATTGTGGAAATCTAAGCGATAAAGTAACCGAGGATGTTCTCTacgaattatttttgcaa GGAGGTCCTGtacaaaaaataagtattcCTAAGGACCGTGATGGGAGACAAAGACCATTCGGATTCGTCACGTACAAACACAGAAATTCTGTGGATTATGCTTTGCGTCTATTTGATGGTACCAGATTGTACGATCGTCCCATTAATATGCAACCAAGGAACCATACAGAATCGCATCCAGCAGAACCACCTCCGAATCCAGttcaaaatttgaattatatgtTGGAACTGGGTCAGCAAATGATTTTAGGAAATTATCCACCTCAAATCAGCGATATTGCATTTGACCCAAATATTTCACAAGATGCTTCAGGATGTCAGAGGCAAGTGGATGCAAACTCTGGTAATGATGATAGGAATAAGAGAAACCATCCTTATCAGAGAAACAGAGATAGAAATCTAGATAGAGACAGAAATCGAGACAGAGATAGAGGAGATAGGGAAATAGAGAGAGATGGGAAAAGAAATAGAGAACGAAATCATGGCGATTATTACAGAGACGAAAGATCATACTATAAtcgtgataataattatcgttccAATGGCTACTCACGATATAATGATCATAGAAAAAGATGGACTTATCATTAA
- the LOC105679635 gene encoding U4/U6.U5 small nuclear ribonucleoprotein 27 kDa protein isoform X1, translating to MLMGRSRTPSPGRRRDRSRERERDRDRRRRRSRERRRRSVERDRAKSRDRDRERDRERERHRRSYTRSRSRERDRSKHRSKPKPSTNERPIITEADLQGKTPEEQEMMRIMGFCDFDTTKGKKVDGNDVGAVHVILKRKYRQYMNRKGGFNRPLDFVA from the exons ATGct aatggGACGTAGTCGCACACCATCGCCAGGAAGACGAAGAGATCGATCTCGGGAACGAGAACGTGACAGAGACCGGCGAAGAAGACGATCACGAGAGAGAAGACGAAG ATCCGTAGAACGAGATAGAGCGAAGTCGAGAGACAGAGACAGGGAACGAGACCGTGAGCGAGAGAGACATAGAAGGTCATACACCAGATCTAGATCAAGAGAACGTGATAGATCAAAACATAGGTCAAAACCAAAACCTTCCACAAATGAACGACCTATTATCACAg AAGCGGATCTTCAAGGAAAAACACCGGAGGAACAAGAGATGATGAGAATAATGGGATTTTGTGACTTTGATACTACTAAAGGAAAGAAAGTAGATGGAAATGATGTGGGCGCTGTTCATGTCATTTTGAAGAGAAAATACAGGCAGTACATGAACAGAAAGGGTGGATTCAACAGACCTCTGGATTTCGTTgcataa
- the LOC105679635 gene encoding U4/U6.U5 small nuclear ribonucleoprotein 27 kDa protein isoform X2: MGRSRTPSPGRRRDRSRERERDRDRRRRRSRERRRRSVERDRAKSRDRDRERDRERERHRRSYTRSRSRERDRSKHRSKPKPSTNERPIITEADLQGKTPEEQEMMRIMGFCDFDTTKGKKVDGNDVGAVHVILKRKYRQYMNRKGGFNRPLDFVA, encoded by the exons atggGACGTAGTCGCACACCATCGCCAGGAAGACGAAGAGATCGATCTCGGGAACGAGAACGTGACAGAGACCGGCGAAGAAGACGATCACGAGAGAGAAGACGAAG ATCCGTAGAACGAGATAGAGCGAAGTCGAGAGACAGAGACAGGGAACGAGACCGTGAGCGAGAGAGACATAGAAGGTCATACACCAGATCTAGATCAAGAGAACGTGATAGATCAAAACATAGGTCAAAACCAAAACCTTCCACAAATGAACGACCTATTATCACAg AAGCGGATCTTCAAGGAAAAACACCGGAGGAACAAGAGATGATGAGAATAATGGGATTTTGTGACTTTGATACTACTAAAGGAAAGAAAGTAGATGGAAATGATGTGGGCGCTGTTCATGTCATTTTGAAGAGAAAATACAGGCAGTACATGAACAGAAAGGGTGGATTCAACAGACCTCTGGATTTCGTTgcataa
- the FANCI gene encoding Fanconi anemia group I protein, translated as MSAKLDNLLNQKDRKQLHEFVQKTSTEELTKIISTRICNSDISKVLDEILQVCSESENLYSKRLKLIESVLRALGEAKVSISHANDIVNRIVVDFPKYPKLHLIKLVEFCLASIRNNDDEFRSWKDLLPILLEVLEEEKYITHMNNEVSGSKYKSIIINNICNSEWNTEIIPSLATMFRDISLEKEDHSTVITLFCTRLQNVPLEEVPPFVHQSLRLCTNQDNKHLLEALRRYFTLQFSQANSDDKDSIETINMINPKEVQNIESTVLYHIYQAAQLNHQHIRDYIKYFKSVLHIPEVLLEPFMLSVLLTVASIDENQIFEMLRTIINKRNENDDRRKNSMWLRSLISDSCSIMTVIGRVLDASNKDRHLVLKGLVDLAFVLMAAENKSKTVPHPLWQIGINILQKIMKIHHETVATVFQTLIDKIMAGGSCISQYTDCLAYMCRKLAVLVLGHQDAIIALFDQISSIPGENSIFIVSAIFPLIQISVSLRDNLILILRKTLYRKGTANRQMAVSGILEMLKKLKMHSLSGLVMSSSQCANSSSTGTSSSSILTQVTLERGTPVTGSTSRYNRTLCYDVLGILRRCFTHECKVRLHLYNGLYEAVSHNTEIAEYVLEMLLPHFEMYYETDENVVIPVKLELCTIVQADEVVPQEPLAELISILQKIYIKSALAKSSLINDLAIILESLCRRMSQLETEHLNLDDKLDLNNSSSIKTQEKLQNVLLIVKIYEALMSFRIDAWSVDCSDTAQSVKNLFKGYMRFVEFTKRVPRVKKGEGKKAKKTQNDTNNTTIKKTARTSSIKLPPSIMDLSAIYKMLSLFYLKSVSWTTMEQVAVLVENHDFYHYILRTLMQSLQNVKLLSEYNLRKHKKQYMKTYFEIGKLLFDHVVKDFKKVLDKDEPGTTLALECFKELCCLICTSFTSELLQFLNVIVSNKTTRSKDLNVQLENVISVLRANFKTFLSEKEEYEENFKKILNILLDIIHQLTREINFYETNGNEIFDSMMEFTQLENIDPQTSLTIFQILFWIEERNKEYGELLLDVTFALCEKVGNIDHAEMSTTNKFKIIYEDTASQLYNLVNSSIKEKLDNVSWLLMRLKAEQNITYPSGTDLEAHQEKLKIQERNLCRQLSHVIQILYTLANVAIKPGSTTEFMFNNLRTLYNILGSLTKYFHGKSSKQNAAFQSVKFIQVIQSAGKPLKSAFYNLVTHTEENQSTSKKADSYVQRNKILKETKTIPRVVYEIEQFYKEILALEKKTGIPLETYIKHSITRDFRIKNTQLVEAFDKMDISMLNTQNSSRNDTSNSNINDTSTRTSPEISSSKRSRMNDVSMELSTELPPSKRSRTRSRSELDS; from the exons ATGAGCGCAAAGTTGGATAATTTGCTTAATCAAAAAGACCGAAAGCAACTACACGAATTCGTGCAGAAGACATCGACTGAGGAg ctgacaaaaataatatctaccAGAATATGTAATTCAGATATTTCCAAAGTATTGGATGAGATCTTGCAGGTGTGCTCagaatctgaaaatttatattcaaaaagaCTCAAGCTGATAGAGTCTGTTTTAAGAGCTTTAGGAGAAGCCAAAGTTTCAATCAGTCATGCAAATGACATTGTAAATCGGATAGTGGTAGATTTTCCAAAATATCCAAAACTGCATTTGATCAAATTGGTGGAATTTTGTCTTGCTAGTATTCGTAACAATGATGATGAATTTAGAAg TTGGAAAGATTTATTACCTATTTTGTTGGAAGTATTggaggaagaaaaatatattactcaTATGAACAATGAAGTGTCTGgttctaaatataaatctattattattaacaacataTGCAACAGTGAATGGAACACAGAAATTATACCTTCATTAGCAACAATGTTCAG AGATATATCTTTAGAAAAGGAGGATCATTCCACAGTAATCACATTATTCTGTACAAGGCTGCAAAACGTACCTCTTGAAGAAGTACCTCCTTTTGTGCATCAATCATTAAGATTATGCACTAATCAGGATAATAAACATCTTTTAGAAGCATTACGAAGATATTTTACACTGCAATTCTCTCAAGCTAATTCTGATGATAAAGACAGCATTGAGACTATAA ATATGATAAATCCCAAGGAAgttcaaaatattgaaagtacAGTATTATATCACATATATCAAGCAGCACAGTTGAATCACCAACATATAAGAGATTACATTAAGTATTTCAAAAGTGTGTTGCACATTCCTGAAGTTTTATTGGAACCTTTTATGCTTTCTGTGTTACTCACAGTTGCTTCTATCGATGAAAATCAG atttttgaaatgttaCGGACGATTATTAATAAGCGAAACGAAAATGATGATAGACGGAAAAATAGTATGTGGTTGAGAAGTCTGATTTCCGATTCTTGTAGTATAATGACTGTGATAGGGCGTGTCCTCGATGCAAG TAACAAGGATCGTCATTTAGTGCTGAAAGGACTTGTGGATTTGGCATTTGTTCTCATGGCtgcagaaaataaatcaaaaacaGTACCGCATCCTTTATGGCAGATTGGTATAAATATACTTCAGAAGATCATGAAAATTCATCATGAAACAGTCGCGACTGTCTTTCAAACGTTAATTGATAAGATAATGGCAGGTGGATCGTGTATTTCTCAATACACTG attGCTTGGCATACATGTGTCGTAAATTAGCGGTTCTTGTATTGGGTCATCAAGATGCTATAATAGCTCTTTTTGATCAAATCTCATCTATACCTGGAGAGAATAGCATTTTTATCGTTTCCGCAATATTTCCATTGATACAAATCTCAGTCAGTCTAAGAGACAATTTGATCTTAATATTGAGGAAGACTCTTTACAGAAAGGGCACGGCTAATCGACAAATGGCAGTCAGTGGAATTTTGGAAatgctgaaaaaattaaagatgcaCTCTTTAAGCGGTCTTGTGATGAGTTCAAGTCAATGTGCAAATTCATCGTCGACTGGTACAAGTTCCTCATCCATATTGACTCAG GTAACATTGGAGAGAGGTACTCCTGTAACAGGATCCACTTCGAGATACAATAGAACTTTATGTTATGACGTACTGGGTATTTTACGAAGATGTTTTACTCATGAATGCAAAGTCCGATTACATTTGTACAACG GTTTATATGAAGCTGTATCGCACAATACCGAGATAGCGGAATATGTATTAGAAATGTTACTGCCGCATTTTGAAATGTACTATGAAACGGACGAGAATGTCGTGATCCCAGTTAAATTGGAATTATGTACGATTGTACAAGCAGATGAGGTTGTTCCGCAGGAACCTCTGGCGGAACtaatatctatattacaaAAGATTTACATCAAGTCGGCTTTAGCGAAATCATCTCTTATAAATGATTTGGCTATAATCTTGGAATCTCTCTGCAGACGGATGTCGCAACTTGAAACGGAACATTTAAATCTG gatGACAAGCTTGATTTAAACAACAGTAGCAGTATCAAAACccaagaaaaattacaaaatgttttattaatagtcAAAATTTATGAGGCTCTCATGTCCTTTAGAATTGACGCATGGTCTGTGGATTGTTCAGATACTGCACAAAGTGTTAAAAATCTATTCAAAGGATACATGAGATTTGTTGAGTTTACCAag cgCGTACCAAGAGTTAAAAAAGGAGAAGGCAAGAAGGCTAAAAAGACAcaaaatgatacaaataatacaaCCATCAAAAAAACTGCCCGGACAAGCAGCATAAAGCTACCACCTAGCATCATGGATCTGTCtgcaatatacaaaatgctGTCACTCTTCTACTT GAAATCCGTTTCTTGGACAACTATGGAGCAAGTGGCTGTGCTAGTAGAAAACCATGATTTCTATCATTATATTCTGCGAACGCTAATGCAAAGCTTACAAAATGTTAAACTGTTGTCAGAGTATAATTTACGGAAACATAAGAAACAGTACATGAAGACTTACTTCGAAATTGGAAA attattgtTTGATCATGTCGTAAAGGACTTTAAAAAAGTCCTTGATAAGGACGAACCAGGCACTACATTAGCATTAGAATGCTTTAAGGAATTATGTTGCTTAATCTGCACAAGCTTTACCTCCgaattattgcaatttctcaatgttattgttt ctaATAAAACAACTCGTTCAAAAGATCTTAATGTACAATTAGAGAACGTGATTTCTGTTTTAAGAGCGAATTTCAAGACATTTCTTAGTGAGAAGGAAGAATATgaggaaaatttcaaaaagatacttaatatattattggaCATTATACATCAACTCACGCGAGAAATCAACTTTTATGAAACGAATGGCAATGAG atATTTGATTCGATGATGGAATTCACACAATTGGAAAATATAGATCCCCAAACTTCTTTAACTATTTTCCAAATTCTCTTCTGGATAGAAGAACGTAATAAAGAATACGgggaattattattagatgTCACGTTTGCATTGTGTGAGAAAGTAGGCAACATCGATCAT GCTGAGATGTCAACAACcaataagtttaaaattatttacgaagATACAGCGTCGCAGCTTTACAATTTGGTGAATAGTTCGATAAAGGAGAAATTGGACAATGTGTCTTGGTTGTTAATGCGGCTTAAAGCAGAGCAAAATATAACTTATCCGTCTGGCACGGATCTGGAAGCTC ATCAAGAAAAGCTGAAAATTCAAGAACGTAATTTGTGTAGACAATTGTCACATGTTATACAAATACTTTATACATTAGCCAATGTCGCTATTAAACCAGGATCAACCACGGAATTtatgttcaataatttaaGGACTTTATACAACATACTTGGCAgtcttacaaaatatttccacgGAAAATCCAGTAAACAAAATGCAGCCTTTCAATCAGTCAA atttattcAAGTGATTCAATCGGCCGGGAAACCATTGAAATctgcattttacaatttagtAACACATACCGaa GAGAACCAAAGTACATCGAAGAAAGCTGATTCTTACGTGCAAAGGAACAAGATTCTGAAGGAGACTAAGACAATACCCCGAGTTGTATATGAAATCgaacaattttacaaagaGATTTTAGCACTTGAAAAAAAGACTGGT attcCACTTGAGACTTACATAAAGCATAGCATAACGCGAGATTTCCGTATAAAAAACACACAATTAGTAGAAGCATTCGACAAGATGGATATCAGTATg CTGAATACACAGAATTCGTCTCGTAATGATACAtctaattcaaatataaatgatacGTCTACAAGAACTTCCCCGGAAATATCATCTTCAAAACGATCCAGAATGAATGACGTATCTATGGAACTGTCTACGGAATTGCCGCCTTCGAAGCGATCTAGAACTCGATCTAGAAGCGAGTTAGACTCTTGA
- the LOC105679651 gene encoding huntingtin-interacting protein K → MADDDVNGDSDDVQQEKSQKKAAKYDSGAADLEKVTDYAEEKEISSSDGFSCALSIIGDRRDKEAAEKKAKEKELLKVSIKKEDVDLIMREMEISRTLAEQTLREHRGDIVEALVTLTN, encoded by the exons atggcggatgacgaTGTAAACGGAGATTCTGACGATGTGCAACAAGAAAAATCTCAAAAGAAAGCGGCCAAATATGATAGCGGAGCCGCAGATTTGGAAAAAGTGACAGATTACGCCGAGGAGAAAGAGATTTCGTCATCCGATGGATTTTCCTGT GCTCTCAGCATAATCGGCGATCGCCGAGATAAAGAAGCTGCAGAAAAAAAGGCCAAGGAAAAGGAACTGCTCAAAGTGTCTATTAAGAAAGAAGATGTTGATTTAATT ATGAGAGAGATGGAGATTAGCCGGACTTTAGCTGAACAGACTCTCAGGGAACATAGAGGAGACATTGTAGAAGCATTAGTCACATTAactaattga
- the LOC105679648 gene encoding uncharacterized protein: MALYTSTYRYYDMILFLLGYLYFCVAINPAESLDLEPSFETERYSQSDMENCTHCLIRSHLDCSCQTYNDECLICCPGFSCCFCSDCTSCWHNQQKTISLYQINIYILCGYGIIGLIVIYYKICKKIKEGIVRTSMRRTLLQRDSGTSTNRSTSETVQERPPSYNEVCSAPSLYTSPYNMTSMEEAPPQYPGTPKLQERSRDSNESPATFSITQHI; this comes from the exons ATGGCTCTTTACACATCTACATACAGATATTATGATATGATTCTATTTTTGTTAggatacttatatttttgcgttgcaatCAATCCAGCCGAGAGCTTag ATTTGGAGCCTTCCTTCGAGACAGAAAGATATTCACAATCAGATATGGAAAATTGTACACACTGCCTCATCAGATCGCATTTGGATTGTTCCTGTCAAACATATAATG ACGAATGTTTGATTTGCTGTCCTGGATTTTCATGCTGCTTTTGCTCCGACTGCACTTCATGCTG GCACAATCAGCAAAAAACAATCAGCTTATAtcaaatcaatatttacatcttGTGTGGATATGGCATTATCGGCTTGATCgtaatttactataaaatatgcaaaaa GATAAAGGAGGGAATAGTACGGACAAGTATGAGGCGCACGTTACTGCAACGCGACTCTGGCACTTCAACGAATCGCAGCACCAGTGAAACCGTACAAGAGAGACCACCTTCGTATAACGAAGTTTGCAGTGCTCCTTCTCTTTACACGTCTCCCTACAACATG ACATCCATGGAGGAAGCTCCTCCACAGTATCCGGGAACGCCGAAACTGCAAGAGAGATCTCGAGACTCCAACGAGTCTCCTGCCACATTTTCTATCACTCAACATATATAA